The Equus caballus isolate H_3958 breed thoroughbred chromosome 13, TB-T2T, whole genome shotgun sequence genome includes a window with the following:
- the SRRT gene encoding serrate RNA effector molecule homolog isoform X2, translating to MGDSDDEYDRRRRDKFRRERSDYDRSRERDERRRGDDWNDREWDRGRERRSRGEYRDYDRNRRERFSPPRHELSPPQKRMRRDWDEHSSDPYHSGYEMPYAGGGGGPTYGPPQPWGHPDVHIMQHHVLPIQARLPDRAPPRLGSIAEIDLGVPPPVMKTFKEFLLSLDDSVDETEAVKRYNDYKLDFRRQQMQDFFLAHKDEEWFRSKYHPDEVGKRRQEARGALQNRLRVFLSLMESGWFDNLLLDIDKADAIVKMLDAAVIKMEGGTENDLRILEQEEEEEQAGKPGEPSKKEEGRAGPGLGDGERKANDKDDKKEDGTQAENDSSSDDKTKKSEGDGEKEEKKDDSEKEAKKSSKKRNRKHSGEDSFDEGSVSESESESESGQAEEEKEDAEALKEKEKPKEEEREKPKDTPGLECKPRPLHKTCSLFMRNIAPNISRAEIISLCKRYPGFMRVALSEPQPERRFFRRGWVTFDRSVNIKEICWNLQNIRLRECELSPGVNRDLTRRVRNINGITQHKQIVRNDIKLAAKLIHTLDDRTQLWASEPGTPPLPTSLPSQNPILKNITDYLIEEVSAEEEELLGSSGGAPPEEPPKEGNPAEINVERDEKLIKVLDKLLLYLRIVHSLDYYNTCEYPNEDEMPNRCGIIHVRGPMPPNRISHGEVLEWQKTFEEKLTPLLSVRESLSEEEAQKMGRKDPEQEVEKFVTSNTQELGKDKWLCPLSGKKFKGPEFVRKHIFNKHAEKIEEVKKEVAFFNNFLTDAKRPALPEIKPAQPPGPAQILPPGLTPGLPYPHQTPQGLMPYGQPRPPILGYGAGAVRPAVPTGGPPYPHAPYGAGRGNYDAFRGQGGYPGKPRNRMVRGDPRAIVEYRDLDAPDDVDFF from the exons ATGGGTGACAGTGATGACGAGTACGATCGCAGGCGCAGGGACAAGTTTAGAAGAGAGCGCAGCGACTATGACCGTTCCAGGGAGAGGGATGAAAGACGGCGAGGGGACGATTGGAATGACCG AGAGTGGGACCGTGGCCGGGAGCGCCGCAGTCGGGGTGAATATCGCGACTATGACCGGAATCGGCGAGAGCGCTTCTCTCCTCCCCGCCACGAGCTCAGCCCCCCGCAGAAGCGCATGCGTCGAGACTG GGATGAGCACAGCTCTGACCCATACCACAGTGGCTATGAGATGCCCTAtgctggggggggtgggggcccAACTTATGGCCcccctcagccctggggccacccAGACGTCCACATCATGCAGCATCATGTTCTGCCTATCCAGGCCAG ACTTCCTGACCGGGCCCCCCCCAGGCTGGGCAGCATTGCAGAGATCGACTTGGGTGTGCCACCACCGGTGATGAAGACCTTCAAGGAGTTTCTCCTGTCATTGGATGACTCTGTGGATGAGACCGAGGCAGTTAAGCGCTATAATGACTACAAGCTGGATTTTCGAAGGCAGCAGATGCAGGATTTCTTCCTGGCTCATAAAGATGAGGAGTG gTTTCGCTCTAAGTACCACCCAGATGAGGTGGGGAAGCGTAGGCAGGAGGCCCGGGGGGCCCTGCAAAACCGCCTGAGGGTATTCCTGTCCCTCATGGAGAGTGGCTGGTTTGATAATCTTCTCCTGGACATAGACAAAGCTGATGCCATTGTCAAGATGCTGGATGCAG CTGTGATTAAGATGGAAGGAGGTACAGAGAATGACCTACGCATCCtggagcaagaggaggaggaggaacaggcagGAAAGCCCGGGGAGCCTAGCAAGAAAGAGGAAGGCCGGGCTGGACCAGGCCTGGGGGATGGAGAGCGCAAGGCCAACGACAAGGATGACAAGAAAGAAGATGGCACACAG GCTGAAAATGACAGTTCTAGTGATGACAAAACTAAGAAATCCGAGGGTgatggggaaaaggaagagaagaaagacgaCTCTGAGAAAGAAGCCAAAAAG AGCAGCAAGAAGCGGAACAGGAAGCACAGTGGTGAGGACAGCTTTGACGAGGGCAGTGTGTCGGAGTCCGAGTCGGAGTCCGAGAGTGGCcaagcagaggaggagaaggaggatgcAG AAGCactcaaagaaaaggagaagcccaaggaagaagaaagggagaagccTAAGGACACCCCTGGGCTGGAGTGTAAGCCCCGGCCACTGCATAAGACTTGCTCTCTCTTCATGCGCAACATCGCCCCCAACATCTCCCGGGCTGAGATCATTTCT CTTTGTAAAAGATATCCAGGCTTTATGCGTGTGGCACTGTCGGAGCCTCAGCCCGAGAGGAG GTTTTTCCGGCGTGGCTGGGTGACCTTTGACCGCAGTGTTAACATCAAGGAGATTTGTTGGAACCTGCAGAATATTCGA CTCCGAGAGTGTGAGCTGAGCCCTGGCGTGAACAGAGACCTGACCCGTCGCGTCCGCAACATCAACGGCATCACCCAACACAAGCAGATAGTGCGCAATGACATCAAGCTGGCCGCCAAGCTGATCCATACGCTGGACGACAGGACTCAGCTCTGGGCCTCTGAGCCCGGGACACCTCCTCTGCCAACA agTCTGCCCTCTCAGAACCCAATCTTGAAGAATATCACCGACTATCTGATCGAGGAAGTGAGTGCcgaggaggaggagctgctggGGAGCAGTGGGGGGGCCCCCCCTGAGGAGCCCCCTAAGGAAGGGAACCCAGCAGAGATCAACGTGGAACGGGATGAGAAGCTTATCAAG GTTTTGGACAAACTCCTTCTCTATTTGCGCATTGTGCATTCCCTGGATTATTATAACACGTGCGAGTACCCCAATGAGGATGAAATGCCCAACCGTTGTGGCATCATCCATGTTCGGGGGCCCATGCCACCCAACCGCATCAGTCATGGAGAAG TGCTAGAGTGGCAGAAGACATTTGAGGAGAAGCTGACTCCGCTGCTGAGTGTGCGGGAATCTCTTTCAGAGGAAGAGGCTCAGAAGATGGGTCGCAAAGACCCTGAGCAGGAAGTGGAAAAGTTTGTCACCTCTAACACCCAGGAACTGGGCAAGGATAAGTGGCTGTGCCCTCTCAGTGGCAAGAAATTCAAG GGCCCTGAGTTTGTACGGAAACATATCTTTAACAAGCATGCAGAGAAAATTGAGGAAGTGAAGAAGGAGGTGGCCTTTTTTAACAACTTTCTCACTGATGCCAAGCGCCCAGCTCTGCCTGAGATCAAGCCAGCTCAGCCACCTGGCCCTGCCCAGA TACTCCCCCCAGGCCTGACTCCGGGACTCCCCTACCCACACCAGACTCCCCAGGGCCTGATGCCCTATGGTCAGCCTCGGCCCCCCATTTTGGGATATGGAG CTGGTGCTGTGCGCCCTGCAGTCCCCACAGGAGGGCCTCCATACCCGCATGCCCCCTATGGTGCTGGCCGAGGGAACTATGATGCCTTCCGAGGCCAGGGAGGTTATCCTGGAAAACCTCGAAACAG GATGGTCCGTGGAGACCCACGGGCCATTGTGGAATATCGTGACCTGGATGCTCCAGATGATGTGGATTTCTTTTGA
- the SRRT gene encoding serrate RNA effector molecule homolog isoform X4 → MGDSDDEYDRRRRDKFRRERSDYDRSRERDERRRGDDWNDREWDRGRERRSRGEYRDYDRNRRERFSPPRHELSPPQKRMRRDWDEHSSDPYHSGYEMPYAGGGGGPTYGPPQPWGHPDVHIMQHHVLPIQARLPDRAPPRLGSIAEIDLGVPPPVMKTFKEFLLSLDDSVDETEAVKRYNDYKLDFRRQQMQDFFLAHKDEEWFRSKYHPDEVGKRRQEARGALQNRLRVFLSLMESGWFDNLLLDIDKADAIVKMLDAAVIKMEGGTENDLRILEQEEEEEQAGKPGEPSKKEEGRAGPGLGDGERKANDKDDKKEDGTQAENDSSSDDKTKKSEGDGEKEEKKDDSEKEAKKSSKKRNRKHSGEDSFDEGSVSESESESESGQAEEEKEDAEALKEKEKPKEEEREKPKDTPGLECKPRPLHKTCSLFMRNIAPNISRAEIISLCKRYPGFMRVALSEPQPERRFFRRGWVTFDRSVNIKEICWNLQNIRLRECELSPGVNRDLTRRVRNINGITQHKQIVRNDIKLAAKLIHTLDDRTQLWASEPGTPPLPTSLPSQNPILKNITDYLIEEVSAEEEELLGSSGGAPPEEPPKEGNPAEINVERDEKLIKVLDKLLLYLRIVHSLDYYNTCEYPNEDEMPNRCGIIHVRGPMPPNRISHGEVLEWQKTFEEKLTPLLSVRESLSEEEAQKMGRKDPEQEVEKFVTSNTQELGKDKWLCPLSGKKFKGPEFVRKHIFNKHAEKIEEVKKEVAFFNNFLTDAKRPALPEIKPAQPPGPAQSLTPGLPYPHQTPQGLMPYGQPRPPILGYGAGAVRPAVPTGGPPYPHAPYGAGRGNYDAFRGQGGYPGKPRNRMVRGDPRAIVEYRDLDAPDDVDFF, encoded by the exons ATGGGTGACAGTGATGACGAGTACGATCGCAGGCGCAGGGACAAGTTTAGAAGAGAGCGCAGCGACTATGACCGTTCCAGGGAGAGGGATGAAAGACGGCGAGGGGACGATTGGAATGACCG AGAGTGGGACCGTGGCCGGGAGCGCCGCAGTCGGGGTGAATATCGCGACTATGACCGGAATCGGCGAGAGCGCTTCTCTCCTCCCCGCCACGAGCTCAGCCCCCCGCAGAAGCGCATGCGTCGAGACTG GGATGAGCACAGCTCTGACCCATACCACAGTGGCTATGAGATGCCCTAtgctggggggggtgggggcccAACTTATGGCCcccctcagccctggggccacccAGACGTCCACATCATGCAGCATCATGTTCTGCCTATCCAGGCCAG ACTTCCTGACCGGGCCCCCCCCAGGCTGGGCAGCATTGCAGAGATCGACTTGGGTGTGCCACCACCGGTGATGAAGACCTTCAAGGAGTTTCTCCTGTCATTGGATGACTCTGTGGATGAGACCGAGGCAGTTAAGCGCTATAATGACTACAAGCTGGATTTTCGAAGGCAGCAGATGCAGGATTTCTTCCTGGCTCATAAAGATGAGGAGTG gTTTCGCTCTAAGTACCACCCAGATGAGGTGGGGAAGCGTAGGCAGGAGGCCCGGGGGGCCCTGCAAAACCGCCTGAGGGTATTCCTGTCCCTCATGGAGAGTGGCTGGTTTGATAATCTTCTCCTGGACATAGACAAAGCTGATGCCATTGTCAAGATGCTGGATGCAG CTGTGATTAAGATGGAAGGAGGTACAGAGAATGACCTACGCATCCtggagcaagaggaggaggaggaacaggcagGAAAGCCCGGGGAGCCTAGCAAGAAAGAGGAAGGCCGGGCTGGACCAGGCCTGGGGGATGGAGAGCGCAAGGCCAACGACAAGGATGACAAGAAAGAAGATGGCACACAG GCTGAAAATGACAGTTCTAGTGATGACAAAACTAAGAAATCCGAGGGTgatggggaaaaggaagagaagaaagacgaCTCTGAGAAAGAAGCCAAAAAG AGCAGCAAGAAGCGGAACAGGAAGCACAGTGGTGAGGACAGCTTTGACGAGGGCAGTGTGTCGGAGTCCGAGTCGGAGTCCGAGAGTGGCcaagcagaggaggagaaggaggatgcAG AAGCactcaaagaaaaggagaagcccaaggaagaagaaagggagaagccTAAGGACACCCCTGGGCTGGAGTGTAAGCCCCGGCCACTGCATAAGACTTGCTCTCTCTTCATGCGCAACATCGCCCCCAACATCTCCCGGGCTGAGATCATTTCT CTTTGTAAAAGATATCCAGGCTTTATGCGTGTGGCACTGTCGGAGCCTCAGCCCGAGAGGAG GTTTTTCCGGCGTGGCTGGGTGACCTTTGACCGCAGTGTTAACATCAAGGAGATTTGTTGGAACCTGCAGAATATTCGA CTCCGAGAGTGTGAGCTGAGCCCTGGCGTGAACAGAGACCTGACCCGTCGCGTCCGCAACATCAACGGCATCACCCAACACAAGCAGATAGTGCGCAATGACATCAAGCTGGCCGCCAAGCTGATCCATACGCTGGACGACAGGACTCAGCTCTGGGCCTCTGAGCCCGGGACACCTCCTCTGCCAACA agTCTGCCCTCTCAGAACCCAATCTTGAAGAATATCACCGACTATCTGATCGAGGAAGTGAGTGCcgaggaggaggagctgctggGGAGCAGTGGGGGGGCCCCCCCTGAGGAGCCCCCTAAGGAAGGGAACCCAGCAGAGATCAACGTGGAACGGGATGAGAAGCTTATCAAG GTTTTGGACAAACTCCTTCTCTATTTGCGCATTGTGCATTCCCTGGATTATTATAACACGTGCGAGTACCCCAATGAGGATGAAATGCCCAACCGTTGTGGCATCATCCATGTTCGGGGGCCCATGCCACCCAACCGCATCAGTCATGGAGAAG TGCTAGAGTGGCAGAAGACATTTGAGGAGAAGCTGACTCCGCTGCTGAGTGTGCGGGAATCTCTTTCAGAGGAAGAGGCTCAGAAGATGGGTCGCAAAGACCCTGAGCAGGAAGTGGAAAAGTTTGTCACCTCTAACACCCAGGAACTGGGCAAGGATAAGTGGCTGTGCCCTCTCAGTGGCAAGAAATTCAAG GGCCCTGAGTTTGTACGGAAACATATCTTTAACAAGCATGCAGAGAAAATTGAGGAAGTGAAGAAGGAGGTGGCCTTTTTTAACAACTTTCTCACTGATGCCAAGCGCCCAGCTCTGCCTGAGATCAAGCCAGCTCAGCCACCTGGCCCTGCCCAGA GCCTGACTCCGGGACTCCCCTACCCACACCAGACTCCCCAGGGCCTGATGCCCTATGGTCAGCCTCGGCCCCCCATTTTGGGATATGGAG CTGGTGCTGTGCGCCCTGCAGTCCCCACAGGAGGGCCTCCATACCCGCATGCCCCCTATGGTGCTGGCCGAGGGAACTATGATGCCTTCCGAGGCCAGGGAGGTTATCCTGGAAAACCTCGAAACAG GATGGTCCGTGGAGACCCACGGGCCATTGTGGAATATCGTGACCTGGATGCTCCAGATGATGTGGATTTCTTTTGA
- the SRRT gene encoding serrate RNA effector molecule homolog isoform X1: protein MGDSDDEYDRRRRDKFRRERSDYDRSRERDERRRGDDWNDREWDRGRERRSRGEYRDYDRNRRERFSPPRHELSPPQKRMRRDWDEHSSDPYHSGYEMPYAGGGGGPTYGPPQPWGHPDVHIMQHHVLPIQARLPDRAPPRLGSIAEIDLGVPPPVMKTFKEFLLSLDDSVDETEAVKRYNDYKLDFRRQQMQDFFLAHKDEEWFRSKYHPDEVGKRRQEARGALQNRLRVFLSLMESGWFDNLLLDIDKADAIVKMLDAAVIKMEGGTENDLRILEQEEEEEQAGKPGEPSKKEEGRAGPGLGDGERKANDKDDKKEDGTQAENDSSSDDKTKKSEGDGEKEEKKDDSEKEAKKSSKKRNRKHSGEDSFDEGSVSESESESESGQAEEEKEDAEEALKEKEKPKEEEREKPKDTPGLECKPRPLHKTCSLFMRNIAPNISRAEIISLCKRYPGFMRVALSEPQPERRFFRRGWVTFDRSVNIKEICWNLQNIRLRECELSPGVNRDLTRRVRNINGITQHKQIVRNDIKLAAKLIHTLDDRTQLWASEPGTPPLPTSLPSQNPILKNITDYLIEEVSAEEEELLGSSGGAPPEEPPKEGNPAEINVERDEKLIKVLDKLLLYLRIVHSLDYYNTCEYPNEDEMPNRCGIIHVRGPMPPNRISHGEVLEWQKTFEEKLTPLLSVRESLSEEEAQKMGRKDPEQEVEKFVTSNTQELGKDKWLCPLSGKKFKGPEFVRKHIFNKHAEKIEEVKKEVAFFNNFLTDAKRPALPEIKPAQPPGPAQILPPGLTPGLPYPHQTPQGLMPYGQPRPPILGYGAGAVRPAVPTGGPPYPHAPYGAGRGNYDAFRGQGGYPGKPRNRMVRGDPRAIVEYRDLDAPDDVDFF, encoded by the exons ATGGGTGACAGTGATGACGAGTACGATCGCAGGCGCAGGGACAAGTTTAGAAGAGAGCGCAGCGACTATGACCGTTCCAGGGAGAGGGATGAAAGACGGCGAGGGGACGATTGGAATGACCG AGAGTGGGACCGTGGCCGGGAGCGCCGCAGTCGGGGTGAATATCGCGACTATGACCGGAATCGGCGAGAGCGCTTCTCTCCTCCCCGCCACGAGCTCAGCCCCCCGCAGAAGCGCATGCGTCGAGACTG GGATGAGCACAGCTCTGACCCATACCACAGTGGCTATGAGATGCCCTAtgctggggggggtgggggcccAACTTATGGCCcccctcagccctggggccacccAGACGTCCACATCATGCAGCATCATGTTCTGCCTATCCAGGCCAG ACTTCCTGACCGGGCCCCCCCCAGGCTGGGCAGCATTGCAGAGATCGACTTGGGTGTGCCACCACCGGTGATGAAGACCTTCAAGGAGTTTCTCCTGTCATTGGATGACTCTGTGGATGAGACCGAGGCAGTTAAGCGCTATAATGACTACAAGCTGGATTTTCGAAGGCAGCAGATGCAGGATTTCTTCCTGGCTCATAAAGATGAGGAGTG gTTTCGCTCTAAGTACCACCCAGATGAGGTGGGGAAGCGTAGGCAGGAGGCCCGGGGGGCCCTGCAAAACCGCCTGAGGGTATTCCTGTCCCTCATGGAGAGTGGCTGGTTTGATAATCTTCTCCTGGACATAGACAAAGCTGATGCCATTGTCAAGATGCTGGATGCAG CTGTGATTAAGATGGAAGGAGGTACAGAGAATGACCTACGCATCCtggagcaagaggaggaggaggaacaggcagGAAAGCCCGGGGAGCCTAGCAAGAAAGAGGAAGGCCGGGCTGGACCAGGCCTGGGGGATGGAGAGCGCAAGGCCAACGACAAGGATGACAAGAAAGAAGATGGCACACAG GCTGAAAATGACAGTTCTAGTGATGACAAAACTAAGAAATCCGAGGGTgatggggaaaaggaagagaagaaagacgaCTCTGAGAAAGAAGCCAAAAAG AGCAGCAAGAAGCGGAACAGGAAGCACAGTGGTGAGGACAGCTTTGACGAGGGCAGTGTGTCGGAGTCCGAGTCGGAGTCCGAGAGTGGCcaagcagaggaggagaaggaggatgcAG AAGAAGCactcaaagaaaaggagaagcccaaggaagaagaaagggagaagccTAAGGACACCCCTGGGCTGGAGTGTAAGCCCCGGCCACTGCATAAGACTTGCTCTCTCTTCATGCGCAACATCGCCCCCAACATCTCCCGGGCTGAGATCATTTCT CTTTGTAAAAGATATCCAGGCTTTATGCGTGTGGCACTGTCGGAGCCTCAGCCCGAGAGGAG GTTTTTCCGGCGTGGCTGGGTGACCTTTGACCGCAGTGTTAACATCAAGGAGATTTGTTGGAACCTGCAGAATATTCGA CTCCGAGAGTGTGAGCTGAGCCCTGGCGTGAACAGAGACCTGACCCGTCGCGTCCGCAACATCAACGGCATCACCCAACACAAGCAGATAGTGCGCAATGACATCAAGCTGGCCGCCAAGCTGATCCATACGCTGGACGACAGGACTCAGCTCTGGGCCTCTGAGCCCGGGACACCTCCTCTGCCAACA agTCTGCCCTCTCAGAACCCAATCTTGAAGAATATCACCGACTATCTGATCGAGGAAGTGAGTGCcgaggaggaggagctgctggGGAGCAGTGGGGGGGCCCCCCCTGAGGAGCCCCCTAAGGAAGGGAACCCAGCAGAGATCAACGTGGAACGGGATGAGAAGCTTATCAAG GTTTTGGACAAACTCCTTCTCTATTTGCGCATTGTGCATTCCCTGGATTATTATAACACGTGCGAGTACCCCAATGAGGATGAAATGCCCAACCGTTGTGGCATCATCCATGTTCGGGGGCCCATGCCACCCAACCGCATCAGTCATGGAGAAG TGCTAGAGTGGCAGAAGACATTTGAGGAGAAGCTGACTCCGCTGCTGAGTGTGCGGGAATCTCTTTCAGAGGAAGAGGCTCAGAAGATGGGTCGCAAAGACCCTGAGCAGGAAGTGGAAAAGTTTGTCACCTCTAACACCCAGGAACTGGGCAAGGATAAGTGGCTGTGCCCTCTCAGTGGCAAGAAATTCAAG GGCCCTGAGTTTGTACGGAAACATATCTTTAACAAGCATGCAGAGAAAATTGAGGAAGTGAAGAAGGAGGTGGCCTTTTTTAACAACTTTCTCACTGATGCCAAGCGCCCAGCTCTGCCTGAGATCAAGCCAGCTCAGCCACCTGGCCCTGCCCAGA TACTCCCCCCAGGCCTGACTCCGGGACTCCCCTACCCACACCAGACTCCCCAGGGCCTGATGCCCTATGGTCAGCCTCGGCCCCCCATTTTGGGATATGGAG CTGGTGCTGTGCGCCCTGCAGTCCCCACAGGAGGGCCTCCATACCCGCATGCCCCCTATGGTGCTGGCCGAGGGAACTATGATGCCTTCCGAGGCCAGGGAGGTTATCCTGGAAAACCTCGAAACAG GATGGTCCGTGGAGACCCACGGGCCATTGTGGAATATCGTGACCTGGATGCTCCAGATGATGTGGATTTCTTTTGA
- the SRRT gene encoding serrate RNA effector molecule homolog isoform X8 encodes MGDSDDEYDRRRRDKFRRERSDYDRSRERDERRRGDDWNDREWDRGRERRSRGEYRDYDRNRRERFSPPRHELSPPQKRMRRDWDEHSSDPYHSGYEMPYAGGGGGPTYGPPQPWGHPDVHIMQHHVLPIQARLGSIAEIDLGVPPPVMKTFKEFLLSLDDSVDETEAVKRYNDYKLDFRRQQMQDFFLAHKDEEWFRSKYHPDEVGKRRQEARGALQNRLRVFLSLMESGWFDNLLLDIDKADAIVKMLDAAVIKMEGGTENDLRILEQEEEEEQAGKPGEPSKKEEGRAGPGLGDGERKANDKDDKKEDGTQAENDSSSDDKTKKSEGDGEKEEKKDDSEKEAKKSSKKRNRKHSGEDSFDEGSVSESESESESGQAEEEKEDAEALKEKEKPKEEEREKPKDTPGLECKPRPLHKTCSLFMRNIAPNISRAEIISLCKRYPGFMRVALSEPQPERRFFRRGWVTFDRSVNIKEICWNLQNIRLRECELSPGVNRDLTRRVRNINGITQHKQIVRNDIKLAAKLIHTLDDRTQLWASEPGTPPLPTSLPSQNPILKNITDYLIEEVSAEEEELLGSSGGAPPEEPPKEGNPAEINVERDEKLIKVLDKLLLYLRIVHSLDYYNTCEYPNEDEMPNRCGIIHVRGPMPPNRISHGEVLEWQKTFEEKLTPLLSVRESLSEEEAQKMGRKDPEQEVEKFVTSNTQELGKDKWLCPLSGKKFKGPEFVRKHIFNKHAEKIEEVKKEVAFFNNFLTDAKRPALPEIKPAQPPGPAQSLTPGLPYPHQTPQGLMPYGQPRPPILGYGAGAVRPAVPTGGPPYPHAPYGAGRGNYDAFRGQGGYPGKPRNRMVRGDPRAIVEYRDLDAPDDVDFF; translated from the exons ATGGGTGACAGTGATGACGAGTACGATCGCAGGCGCAGGGACAAGTTTAGAAGAGAGCGCAGCGACTATGACCGTTCCAGGGAGAGGGATGAAAGACGGCGAGGGGACGATTGGAATGACCG AGAGTGGGACCGTGGCCGGGAGCGCCGCAGTCGGGGTGAATATCGCGACTATGACCGGAATCGGCGAGAGCGCTTCTCTCCTCCCCGCCACGAGCTCAGCCCCCCGCAGAAGCGCATGCGTCGAGACTG GGATGAGCACAGCTCTGACCCATACCACAGTGGCTATGAGATGCCCTAtgctggggggggtgggggcccAACTTATGGCCcccctcagccctggggccacccAGACGTCCACATCATGCAGCATCATGTTCTGCCTATCCAGGCCAG GCTGGGCAGCATTGCAGAGATCGACTTGGGTGTGCCACCACCGGTGATGAAGACCTTCAAGGAGTTTCTCCTGTCATTGGATGACTCTGTGGATGAGACCGAGGCAGTTAAGCGCTATAATGACTACAAGCTGGATTTTCGAAGGCAGCAGATGCAGGATTTCTTCCTGGCTCATAAAGATGAGGAGTG gTTTCGCTCTAAGTACCACCCAGATGAGGTGGGGAAGCGTAGGCAGGAGGCCCGGGGGGCCCTGCAAAACCGCCTGAGGGTATTCCTGTCCCTCATGGAGAGTGGCTGGTTTGATAATCTTCTCCTGGACATAGACAAAGCTGATGCCATTGTCAAGATGCTGGATGCAG CTGTGATTAAGATGGAAGGAGGTACAGAGAATGACCTACGCATCCtggagcaagaggaggaggaggaacaggcagGAAAGCCCGGGGAGCCTAGCAAGAAAGAGGAAGGCCGGGCTGGACCAGGCCTGGGGGATGGAGAGCGCAAGGCCAACGACAAGGATGACAAGAAAGAAGATGGCACACAG GCTGAAAATGACAGTTCTAGTGATGACAAAACTAAGAAATCCGAGGGTgatggggaaaaggaagagaagaaagacgaCTCTGAGAAAGAAGCCAAAAAG AGCAGCAAGAAGCGGAACAGGAAGCACAGTGGTGAGGACAGCTTTGACGAGGGCAGTGTGTCGGAGTCCGAGTCGGAGTCCGAGAGTGGCcaagcagaggaggagaaggaggatgcAG AAGCactcaaagaaaaggagaagcccaaggaagaagaaagggagaagccTAAGGACACCCCTGGGCTGGAGTGTAAGCCCCGGCCACTGCATAAGACTTGCTCTCTCTTCATGCGCAACATCGCCCCCAACATCTCCCGGGCTGAGATCATTTCT CTTTGTAAAAGATATCCAGGCTTTATGCGTGTGGCACTGTCGGAGCCTCAGCCCGAGAGGAG GTTTTTCCGGCGTGGCTGGGTGACCTTTGACCGCAGTGTTAACATCAAGGAGATTTGTTGGAACCTGCAGAATATTCGA CTCCGAGAGTGTGAGCTGAGCCCTGGCGTGAACAGAGACCTGACCCGTCGCGTCCGCAACATCAACGGCATCACCCAACACAAGCAGATAGTGCGCAATGACATCAAGCTGGCCGCCAAGCTGATCCATACGCTGGACGACAGGACTCAGCTCTGGGCCTCTGAGCCCGGGACACCTCCTCTGCCAACA agTCTGCCCTCTCAGAACCCAATCTTGAAGAATATCACCGACTATCTGATCGAGGAAGTGAGTGCcgaggaggaggagctgctggGGAGCAGTGGGGGGGCCCCCCCTGAGGAGCCCCCTAAGGAAGGGAACCCAGCAGAGATCAACGTGGAACGGGATGAGAAGCTTATCAAG GTTTTGGACAAACTCCTTCTCTATTTGCGCATTGTGCATTCCCTGGATTATTATAACACGTGCGAGTACCCCAATGAGGATGAAATGCCCAACCGTTGTGGCATCATCCATGTTCGGGGGCCCATGCCACCCAACCGCATCAGTCATGGAGAAG TGCTAGAGTGGCAGAAGACATTTGAGGAGAAGCTGACTCCGCTGCTGAGTGTGCGGGAATCTCTTTCAGAGGAAGAGGCTCAGAAGATGGGTCGCAAAGACCCTGAGCAGGAAGTGGAAAAGTTTGTCACCTCTAACACCCAGGAACTGGGCAAGGATAAGTGGCTGTGCCCTCTCAGTGGCAAGAAATTCAAG GGCCCTGAGTTTGTACGGAAACATATCTTTAACAAGCATGCAGAGAAAATTGAGGAAGTGAAGAAGGAGGTGGCCTTTTTTAACAACTTTCTCACTGATGCCAAGCGCCCAGCTCTGCCTGAGATCAAGCCAGCTCAGCCACCTGGCCCTGCCCAGA GCCTGACTCCGGGACTCCCCTACCCACACCAGACTCCCCAGGGCCTGATGCCCTATGGTCAGCCTCGGCCCCCCATTTTGGGATATGGAG CTGGTGCTGTGCGCCCTGCAGTCCCCACAGGAGGGCCTCCATACCCGCATGCCCCCTATGGTGCTGGCCGAGGGAACTATGATGCCTTCCGAGGCCAGGGAGGTTATCCTGGAAAACCTCGAAACAG GATGGTCCGTGGAGACCCACGGGCCATTGTGGAATATCGTGACCTGGATGCTCCAGATGATGTGGATTTCTTTTGA